One segment of Haliotis asinina isolate JCU_RB_2024 chromosome 12, JCU_Hal_asi_v2, whole genome shotgun sequence DNA contains the following:
- the LOC137258019 gene encoding uncharacterized protein, protein MAALSRVVRQLRYCHDNPDQYKLCDNQICVPVDRDCPCDLEEFQCLDGRCLHPSLLCDGNLDCSNGEDESICKSPPASDNDASPPTSVIAGVCIAIILVTLVVIIVLVFLRRRRLRALHRESGSEPLQSGVSSSDPSTETEHTSDSDAYRPAPKEDIDDFSDFADALCTSTPRPDIRRQVNPGQGRQGAMKASMLMSVT, encoded by the exons ATGGCGGCGTTGTCCCGCGTGGTCCGCCAGTTACGGTATTGCCATGACAATCCTGACCAGTACAAGCTGTGTGACAACCAGATCTGTGTGCCAGTCGACCGAGACTGTC CGTGTGACCTTGAGGAGTTCCAGTGTCTTGACGGCCGTTGTCTTCACCCGAGTCTACTCTGTGACGGCAACTTAGACTGCAGCAACGGCGAGGATGAAAGTATATGCA AATCACCTCCCGCATCCGATAATGATGCCAGTCCCCCAACCTCGGTAATAGCCGGCGTGTGCATCGCCATTATCCTCGTCACCCTCGTCGTCATAATAGTGCTGGTGTTCCTCAGACGACGGCGACTGCGGGCCCTGCATCGGGAGTCAG GTTCAGAGCCCCTTCAAAGCGGCGTGTCCAGCAGCGATCCCTCCACCGAGACTGAACACACCAGCGACAGCGACGCCTACAGACCAGCCCCTAAAGAGGACATTGATGACTTTTCAGATTTCGCTGATGCACTGTGTACTTCAACTCCAAGACCGGATATCCGGCGGCAAGTAAATCCAGGTCAAGGTCGTCAAGGGGCGATGAAAGCGTCGATGTTAATGTCGGTGACGTGA
- the LOC137258020 gene encoding CCN family member 2-like: MAMLWMVLTVTLLCMGPSAAMSVGSSPGPKGHCLYRGEVFRKGETWNIDCDYNCRCVDDYYGHFICSSECQAIGLPPPGCRFKKVSAQCCDVIICDVRS, from the exons ATGGCTATGCTATGGATGGTATTAACCGTTACACTTCTGTGTATGGGTCCGTCTGCTGCAATGAGCGTGGGATCTAGCCCCGGACCGAAAG GCCACTGCCTGTACCGGGGTGAGGTGTTCCGCAAAGGTGAGACATGGAACATTGACTGCGACTACAACTGCAGATGCGTAGACGACTACTACGGACATTTCATCTGTTCCTCGGA ATGCCAAGCCATAGGGTTGCCTCCCCCTGGGTGCCGCTTCAAGAAAGTGTCGGCCCAGTGCTGTGACGTAATCATCTGTGACGTCAGATCCTGA